A region of the Chryseobacterium cucumeris genome:
TTTATTGAAAATAAGAAAGATCGGTCAGATTCTGTAAAAAAAGAAGCAGTGAGTTACGGAAGTACTTCTTCCGATGGAAGTTCATCTGGTCAGGTTTCTATAGATCAGCTTACAGAGGAGAAAATGGTAATCAGCTATGTAAAGCAAAATCATAAGCTTCCGGATTATTATATCACTAAAAAAGAAGCAAGGAAACAAGGTTGGAATCCTTCTCAAGGAAATCTTTGTGATGTACTACCTGGAAAAGCTATCGGCGGAGATCATTTCGGAAACAGAGAAGGACGTTTGCCGGATGGAGAACGATACTTTGAAGCAGATGTAAACTATCATTGTGGTGGAAGAAATGCTGACCGTATCATCTACACTCAAAATGGCGATGTATACCTTACCAAAAACCATTATAAGAGCTTTGAAAAGCAATAACGTCATTGCGAGGAACGGAGTGACGAAGCAATCTCTATAAAAGAATCACAGATGAAAGCAGGTTTTGTCTACATTATGACGAATAAAAATCATACTACTCTTTACACAGGAGTGACTTCAAATCTGCCTAAACGTGTTCAACAGCATAAAGAATCATATTATTCTCAAAGCTTTACTTCAAGATATAATTTATATATATTGGTATACTGGGAATCCTTTCAGGAAATAGGTGATGCTATATATAGAGAAAAACAAATAAAAGCAGGTTCCAGGCAAAAGAAACTGGATTTAATCAATAGTATAAACCCTGATTGGAATGGTCTTGCGGAGGATGTGGAAGATATTATGGATGTTTTCTGAGATTGCTTCGTCGCTAAGCTTCTCGCAATGACTAGTGCATAATTTGTATTTAAGGGGTGATAAGTCGTAATTTTGAAAAATAAAATATTGTATGAGTGGCTCTGAAAAGATCCGCAAAAATGCAAGACTTTTTTAATCAATAAAAATTGGAAATTTAATTCAATATGAAGACAGTATATATAGATTTTACGGACATAGGTGACTATGAAGATTTTTACGCCCAGCTCAAGGAGAAAATTCAGCTTCCTGAGCATTTTGGGGATAATCTTGATGCCCTTTTTGATACCATCACCGGTAGTCTGGAAATGCCGCTCCATTTAGAATTCGTCAACATGACTGTAGATCAGCTTGAGATTTTTGAAGATCTTCTGACGACGCTGGAGGATGCGGAAGAAGAAGTTGAAGAATTTAGTTTTAGCTACTATCTTGAGCAGTACGAAGACGAAGATGATGATGTAGAATCTGAAGAAGAATAAAAAAGAAAGGTTGTCCCAATACAGGAGACAGCCTTTTTTATGCTGATCCTTATTCTATAGTATTCAAATCTTTATTCCTTATCATACAAACCTAACAGGTTTTCAAAACCTGTTAGGTTTCTTATTTTATTTCACTGTAACGTTTATTCAGGATGAGCCGATGTGAACTTTTTGCTTCATAGCCTGTCAAAGTTTCAAACCTGGGCAGGGAGCTAAAATCAGGTTTCATCTGGTTACAAAAACGTAGAATCAAAATAAAAAGGAAGCAGATCTTTCACGGCATGCACTTTTACAACCTCCTCATTCATGCTTGAGAAATAAAGGTCGATATTTTCATTCTGCTTGGTTTCATACTCAATTAAACTCTGGCGGCATGCTCCACATGGAGGTATTGGTGGGTTTTTCTCATGAAACTCCTTCGGACCTCCTACTACAAAGATCTTTTTTATTTTCACATCCGGAAAGTTGGCAGCTACCCAAAAAACAGTCGTTCTTTCTGCACACAATCCTGACGGATAGGCTGCATTCTCCTGGTTGTTCCCGGAATAGATTTCTCCGTTTTCCAGTAATACGGAACATCCTACCAAAAATTGAGAATAAGGTGCATAAGCATTCTCACGAGCTTCTTTGGCTCTTTCAAATAATTGTTTTTCTATATCGCTCAGCTCACTGCTATTTTTAAAATATTCGTAACCGATCTGTATGTCTTTTTTCATATATTGTCAACTAAAAAAGGGGGGTAAAATTAGTTCTTTTTAATGAAGTGGGCAATATTTATTCTTCCCCTGAAAAGTTTAATTTTTTAATGTTTAAAAATGTTATACACACCGATAAAATTCAGAAATATAGAGTTGAAAAACAGATGCGTAATGTCACCCATGTGTATGTATTCATGTGAAAACGGAGAGGCTAACGACTTCCATTTTGTACATTACGGAAGCAGATCGCAGGGCGGTACCGGTCTTTTGATGGTAGAAGCTACAGGAGTAGAACCCAAAGGAAGAATTACCAATCACTGCATGGGAATCTGGAATGAT
Encoded here:
- a CDS encoding cytidine deaminase, which produces MKKDIQIGYEYFKNSSELSDIEKQLFERAKEARENAYAPYSQFLVGCSVLLENGEIYSGNNQENAAYPSGLCAERTTVFWVAANFPDVKIKKIFVVGGPKEFHEKNPPIPPCGACRQSLIEYETKQNENIDLYFSSMNEEVVKVHAVKDLLPFYFDSTFL
- a CDS encoding barstar family protein; its protein translation is MKTVYIDFTDIGDYEDFYAQLKEKIQLPEHFGDNLDALFDTITGSLEMPLHLEFVNMTVDQLEIFEDLLTTLEDAEEEVEEFSFSYYLEQYEDEDDDVESEEE
- a CDS encoding GIY-YIG nuclease family protein, producing the protein MKAGFVYIMTNKNHTTLYTGVTSNLPKRVQQHKESYYSQSFTSRYNLYILVYWESFQEIGDAIYREKQIKAGSRQKKLDLINSINPDWNGLAEDVEDIMDVF
- a CDS encoding ribonuclease domain-containing protein → MNGKIRSVFFICLGLLFGMSVMYVYRNFIENKKDRSDSVKKEAVSYGSTSSDGSSSGQVSIDQLTEEKMVISYVKQNHKLPDYYITKKEARKQGWNPSQGNLCDVLPGKAIGGDHFGNREGRLPDGERYFEADVNYHCGGRNADRIIYTQNGDVYLTKNHYKSFEKQ